A genomic segment from Shumkonia mesophila encodes:
- a CDS encoding tripartite tricarboxylate transporter TctB family protein: MKMSEIILLAGLTVFSLVLLGSSLEMPYSTEETFGPGFLPLNLAVALLGLVGILALRAVLAARRAGQHASPAAEGAKPAPSAVARPAVLIAVMGTVGIGILAMKYVGVLPALTVLMAVISWRFTGHSPAKATAVSLVTVASIYAIFDLWLGIPLIQSSMAL; encoded by the coding sequence ATGAAGATGTCCGAAATCATCCTTCTGGCAGGACTGACCGTGTTTTCCCTGGTCCTGCTGGGGAGCAGCCTGGAGATGCCGTATTCCACCGAAGAGACCTTCGGCCCCGGGTTCCTGCCTTTGAACCTGGCGGTGGCCCTTCTGGGGCTGGTGGGAATTTTGGCGCTCAGGGCCGTGCTGGCCGCCCGACGGGCCGGCCAGCACGCTTCGCCGGCCGCGGAGGGGGCGAAACCAGCCCCCTCGGCGGTGGCCCGGCCCGCCGTCCTCATCGCCGTCATGGGAACGGTGGGGATCGGCATCCTGGCCATGAAATATGTCGGCGTCCTGCCGGCCCTGACCGTCCTGATGGCGGTCATCTCGTGGCGTTTCACCGGCCATTCGCCGGCCAAGGCGACGGCCGTCAGCCTGGTCACCGTGGCGTCCATCTACGCCATCTTCGACCTGTGGCTGGGCATTCCGCTGATCCAGTCGTCCATGGCCCTGTGA
- a CDS encoding tripartite tricarboxylate transporter permease — protein sequence MLESLVHLAAGIDSVLTPYNLAVIFVAGMIGTIVGALPGLGPSSGIALMLPLTFGMPHIAGLCLLTGVYLGTMYGGRITAILINTPGDAPAIITAIEGYPMMRQGRGGKALGISALSSFVGGTFGLLILIFFAPIVTEYAIYLGAPEYFMLMVVGLSTIVLLAGDNVVKALIVTLFGALVSTFGSDYVSGHVRFAFLPELIEGIDFVAIIIGLYGLSEVFLNVEKNMVMNLGKPSFKVREYVPGMREIGEASAPTLRGSVIGTFIGILPGAGATVATFLAYALERKLSRHPEQFGHGAIAGLASPEASNNAAVPGALIPLITLGIPGSGGTAIMLGALIIFGLQPGPLLMMQSGDVVWAMIGGLVVGNVFLLFSNVVLIPLFINLLRVIQNHLSSVVVGLCLVGAFSLNYTLFNVWIVLIFGVVGYLMHKHNYPSGPFILAVVLTPLAENYFRQSIMISQGSWGIFIDRPISLTLVLLMAVTIVIAIMQKQGLFKRQAKPVS from the coding sequence ATGTTAGAGTCATTGGTCCATCTGGCGGCCGGGATCGACAGCGTTCTGACCCCCTACAACCTGGCGGTGATCTTCGTGGCCGGCATGATCGGCACCATCGTCGGCGCCTTGCCGGGCCTGGGCCCGTCGTCGGGCATCGCGCTGATGCTGCCGCTGACCTTCGGCATGCCGCACATCGCCGGGCTGTGTCTGCTGACCGGCGTCTACCTGGGCACCATGTACGGCGGGCGCATCACCGCGATCCTCATCAACACCCCGGGCGACGCGCCGGCCATCATCACCGCCATCGAGGGCTACCCGATGATGCGCCAGGGGCGCGGCGGCAAGGCCCTCGGCATCTCGGCGCTGAGTTCCTTCGTCGGCGGCACCTTCGGTCTGCTCATCCTCATCTTCTTCGCGCCCATCGTCACCGAATACGCCATCTATCTGGGGGCGCCAGAATACTTCATGCTCATGGTGGTGGGCCTCAGTACCATCGTGCTGCTGGCCGGCGACAACGTGGTCAAGGCCCTCATCGTCACCCTTTTCGGCGCCCTGGTCAGTACCTTCGGCAGCGACTATGTGTCGGGCCACGTGCGCTTCGCCTTCCTGCCCGAACTGATCGAAGGCATCGACTTCGTCGCCATCATCATCGGCCTCTATGGTCTGAGCGAGGTGTTCCTCAACGTCGAGAAGAACATGGTGATGAACCTGGGCAAGCCCAGCTTCAAGGTTCGCGAATATGTTCCCGGCATGCGCGAGATCGGCGAGGCGTCGGCGCCGACCCTGCGCGGCTCGGTGATCGGTACCTTCATCGGCATCCTGCCCGGGGCCGGTGCCACGGTCGCCACCTTCCTGGCGTACGCCCTGGAGCGCAAGCTGTCGCGCCATCCCGAACAGTTCGGCCACGGGGCGATTGCCGGCTTGGCCAGCCCCGAAGCCTCGAACAACGCAGCCGTGCCGGGCGCCCTCATCCCGCTGATTACGCTGGGCATTCCCGGATCGGGCGGCACCGCCATCATGCTGGGCGCGCTGATCATCTTCGGCCTGCAGCCCGGGCCGCTCCTGATGATGCAGTCGGGCGACGTGGTATGGGCGATGATCGGCGGCCTGGTGGTCGGCAACGTCTTCCTGCTGTTTTCCAACGTCGTGCTGATCCCGCTGTTCATCAATCTGCTTCGCGTCATCCAGAATCATCTTTCGAGCGTGGTGGTCGGGCTGTGCCTGGTGGGCGCGTTTTCCTTGAACTACACCCTCTTCAATGTCTGGATCGTGCTGATCTTCGGCGTCGTGGGCTACCTGATGCACAAGCACAACTATCCCTCCGGGCCGTTCATCCTGGCGGTGGTGCTGACGCCGTTGGCGGAAAATTACTTCCGCCAATCCATCATGATCTCGCAGGGGTCGTGGGGCATCTTCATCGATCGTCCCATTTCCCTGACACTGGTCCTGCTCATGGCGGTGACCATCGTGATCGCCATCATGCAGAAACAGGGCCTGTTCAAGCGGCAGGCCAAGCCGGTGTCGTGA
- a CDS encoding IclR family transcriptional regulator, giving the protein MAAPSAVRILELIEWLATQSTPATLAHTCQALDLPKSSTLLLFNALVEGGYAERGSDGRYRLVRLPGEPTGERRAWGTLLRVAEPHLRRAVAEARESGFVAVLTDGLCIRYLNKLLPDREIRYDRDITNDRTAHHVASGLAILSALPEEQFERYLSTLDASATGADHPDQVRARVAKVRADGFAINLKGRVDGASGVAAPILDADRRAIGAINLSGPTDRVVGNVDAVARVAKRTAAQVSEEMARRATAVRKPAKP; this is encoded by the coding sequence ATGGCAGCTCCCAGCGCGGTACGGATTCTCGAACTCATCGAATGGCTGGCGACGCAAAGCACGCCCGCGACCCTGGCGCACACCTGTCAGGCCCTCGACCTGCCGAAAAGCAGCACGCTGCTGCTGTTCAACGCCTTGGTCGAGGGCGGTTACGCAGAACGCGGCAGCGACGGACGCTATCGGCTGGTGCGCCTGCCGGGCGAACCGACGGGCGAGCGCCGGGCCTGGGGCACATTGCTGCGCGTCGCCGAACCCCACCTGCGCCGGGCCGTCGCCGAGGCCCGGGAAAGCGGCTTCGTCGCCGTGCTGACCGACGGCCTGTGCATCCGCTACCTCAACAAGCTGCTACCCGACCGCGAGATCCGCTACGACCGCGACATCACCAACGATCGCACGGCCCATCACGTGGCCAGCGGCCTGGCGATCCTTAGCGCCCTGCCGGAAGAACAGTTCGAACGGTACCTCTCCACGCTCGACGCCTCGGCCACCGGGGCGGACCATCCCGACCAGGTCCGGGCCCGCGTCGCCAAAGTGCGGGCCGATGGCTTCGCCATCAACCTGAAAGGGCGTGTCGATGGGGCGAGCGGCGTCGCCGCGCCGATCCTCGATGCCGACCGGCGGGCGATCGGGGCCATCAACCTGTCGGGTCCGACCGACCGGGTGGTCGGCAACGTCGATGCCGTTGCCCGGGTGGCCAAGCGGACGGCCGCCCAGGTGAGCGAGGAAATGGCTCGGCGGGCAACGGCCGTCCGCAAGCCGGCGAAACCCTAA
- a CDS encoding CaiB/BaiF CoA transferase family protein, producing the protein MSKPTHPTAIQFDVTAKGPLDGVRVLDLSRLVAGNMLSLQLGDFGADVIKIEPPAGDPLRDWREGGKSLFWKTYGRNKRSVLLNLRQDAAKEALLRLVETADVFIENYRPGTLEQMALGPDVLHARNPRLIIVRVSGFGQTGPYAHLPGFGTLVEAMSGFASRNGFADREPVLPPLALADMIAGIYGASATAVALLARDRGLAEGQVIDLSLLEPMFSVLGPEAAIYRATGKVKERVGSASNTSAPRNVYRCADGKYVALSGSMQVVAKRIFEVIGRPGMIADPRFDTNSHRVQNRDLVDEAVGAWFATKSRDEALAAMREAGATVGPVYAIDDAVSDPHFRERGIIVEVEDAELGSLPVHNILPRLSATPGVWRRPAPDLGEHTEAVLGEAGIEAARIAEILAGGKAP; encoded by the coding sequence ATGTCCAAGCCGACCCATCCGACAGCCATTCAATTCGACGTCACGGCAAAGGGGCCGCTCGACGGCGTCAGAGTGCTCGACCTCTCGCGCCTGGTGGCCGGCAACATGCTGTCCCTGCAGTTGGGCGATTTCGGGGCCGACGTCATCAAGATCGAGCCGCCTGCCGGCGACCCGCTCCGCGACTGGCGGGAGGGCGGCAAGTCGCTGTTCTGGAAGACCTATGGCCGCAACAAGCGCTCCGTCCTCTTGAACCTGCGCCAGGATGCCGCCAAGGAGGCGCTGTTGCGCCTGGTCGAGACGGCCGACGTCTTCATCGAGAATTACCGTCCCGGCACGCTCGAACAGATGGCCCTGGGGCCGGACGTGCTGCACGCCCGCAACCCCCGGCTGATCATCGTGCGCGTCTCCGGCTTCGGCCAGACCGGTCCCTACGCGCACCTGCCCGGCTTTGGCACCCTCGTCGAGGCGATGAGCGGGTTCGCCTCGCGCAACGGCTTTGCCGACCGCGAGCCGGTGCTGCCGCCCCTCGCCCTGGCCGACATGATCGCCGGCATTTACGGCGCCTCGGCGACGGCCGTGGCGCTGCTGGCCCGCGACCGCGGCCTCGCCGAGGGCCAAGTGATCGACCTGTCGCTGCTGGAGCCGATGTTCTCGGTGCTGGGCCCCGAGGCCGCCATCTACCGGGCGACCGGCAAGGTGAAGGAACGGGTCGGCAGCGCGTCCAACACCAGCGCGCCGCGCAACGTCTATCGTTGCGCCGACGGCAAGTACGTGGCGCTTTCGGGCTCGATGCAGGTGGTGGCCAAGCGCATCTTCGAAGTGATCGGCCGGCCCGGGATGATCGCCGATCCGCGTTTCGACACCAACAGCCATCGCGTCCAGAACCGCGACCTGGTCGACGAGGCGGTCGGCGCCTGGTTCGCCACCAAGAGCCGCGACGAGGCGCTTGCCGCCATGCGCGAGGCGGGGGCCACCGTCGGTCCCGTCTACGCCATCGACGATGCCGTGAGCGACCCTCACTTCCGCGAGCGCGGCATCATCGTCGAGGTCGAGGACGCGGAACTGGGCAGCCTGCCGGTACACAACATCCTGCCCCGCCTGTCGGCGACGCCCGGGGTATGGCGGCGGCCGGCCCCGGACCTGGGGGAACATACCGAAGCCGTCCTCGGCGAGGCGGGAATCGAGGCCGCCCGCATCGCCGAGATCCTTGCCGGAGGCAAAGCCCCATGA
- a CDS encoding HpcH/HpaI aldolase/citrate lyase family protein has protein sequence MMMRSLLYVPASSERFVAKAHERGAHAIILDLEDGVAPAEKTAARAALAAAVPAVGRNGAKVFVRINATADRLAADAEAACRAGAFGLFVPKTQTAQRLGELVTLLECVEGDCRRMPTVLVPLLEDPGAVLDARIIVGAPRVFALICGTEDLATALGGEPTPDVLRLPKLMVHMAAKAAGVRSFGMLRSVADYADTEAIALAAREARSFGFDGATCVHPGVVAVLNRAFAPTADEVARAERMVDAAKAAFAAGMGAFVFEGKMVDEPIIARARALLASR, from the coding sequence ATGATGATGCGATCCCTCCTTTACGTCCCCGCCAGTTCCGAGCGCTTCGTCGCCAAAGCCCACGAACGTGGCGCCCATGCCATCATTCTCGATCTCGAAGACGGTGTCGCGCCGGCCGAGAAGACTGCGGCGCGCGCCGCGCTTGCCGCCGCCGTGCCGGCGGTCGGCCGCAACGGCGCCAAGGTGTTCGTGCGGATCAACGCGACAGCCGATCGGCTGGCCGCGGACGCCGAGGCGGCCTGCCGGGCCGGCGCCTTCGGCCTGTTCGTGCCGAAGACCCAAACCGCACAGCGCCTGGGCGAACTCGTTACCCTTCTGGAGTGCGTGGAGGGCGACTGCCGCCGCATGCCCACCGTATTGGTCCCCTTGCTGGAAGACCCCGGCGCCGTGCTCGACGCGCGGATCATCGTCGGCGCTCCCAGGGTGTTCGCCCTGATCTGCGGGACCGAGGACCTGGCGACGGCCCTGGGCGGCGAGCCGACGCCCGACGTCCTGCGTCTGCCCAAATTGATGGTGCACATGGCGGCCAAGGCGGCCGGGGTGCGCTCGTTCGGGATGCTTCGTTCGGTCGCCGACTACGCCGACACCGAGGCCATCGCGCTGGCGGCGAGGGAGGCGCGCAGCTTCGGCTTCGATGGCGCCACCTGCGTTCATCCCGGCGTGGTGGCGGTCCTCAACCGGGCGTTCGCGCCGACCGCCGATGAGGTCGCACGAGCGGAACGGATGGTCGATGCCGCCAAGGCGGCGTTCGCCGCCGGCATGGGGGCGTTCGTGTTCGAGGGCAAGATGGTCGACGAGCCCATCATCGCGCGGGCCCGCGCGCTTCTCGCCAGCCGGTAG
- a CDS encoding FAD-dependent monooxygenase yields MHHHHPGLPILVIGAGPTGLSLAITLRRFGMPVRIVDRAAQPSGVSKALAVWSGSLEALEGMQAIEPFLAEGQRLRAVCVGHGRRRLATLAVGDGIDSPYPYPLLLAQSRTEEILTARLAALGVAVERQVEATGLAQDEGGVTVVLRHANGRHEDVRTPYAIGADGARSFVRQALGIAFEGYTEPQTFLLCDAKIGGGTLDHRSIYLWWRDGGTVALFPFGADVWRVFAMRDGSKSAEAPATLEELQDHLDRHGPGDLRLGDPGWLSVFRINERLAARYRVGRCFLAGDAAHIHSPAGGQGMNTGIQDAVNLGWKLAHAATGRGDGGLLLDSYEAERRPIARAVVDAAAQKLHVAFGASPLRTLVKDIAISLFGNLPAVQRKLQVELSETEIVYREGPLVRLGAPPSRPRRTDVGARACDATFLEPLTGKSDTLWPFLSAPRHSLLLFEDGQPIMIGGVAEGAGDGLQVLRLDAQSDPGHRVRKRYRLDGPGWVLIRPDQVVAARGEATDMDGLAAYIERVLRPTAAAAERQKSGIAA; encoded by the coding sequence GTGCATCATCACCATCCTGGCTTGCCGATCCTGGTCATTGGCGCCGGACCTACCGGCCTGTCCCTGGCCATCACGCTCCGCCGCTTCGGCATGCCGGTGCGCATCGTCGATCGCGCGGCACAGCCGAGCGGCGTATCGAAGGCGCTCGCCGTCTGGAGCGGCAGCCTGGAGGCGCTGGAAGGCATGCAGGCGATCGAGCCCTTCCTTGCCGAGGGCCAGCGCCTGCGCGCCGTTTGCGTCGGCCACGGCCGCCGCCGGCTGGCCACGCTGGCGGTCGGCGACGGCATCGACAGCCCCTATCCCTATCCCCTGCTGCTGGCACAATCGCGTACCGAGGAAATTCTCACCGCGCGGCTCGCCGCGCTGGGGGTAGCCGTCGAACGCCAGGTCGAAGCGACCGGGCTGGCCCAGGACGAGGGCGGCGTCACCGTCGTCCTGCGTCATGCCAATGGCCGCCACGAGGACGTGCGCACGCCGTACGCCATCGGCGCCGACGGCGCGCGCAGCTTCGTGCGCCAGGCGCTTGGCATCGCCTTCGAAGGCTATACCGAGCCGCAGACCTTCCTGCTCTGCGATGCGAAGATCGGCGGCGGGACGCTCGATCACCGCAGCATCTATCTGTGGTGGCGCGACGGCGGCACCGTGGCGCTGTTCCCCTTCGGGGCCGACGTGTGGCGGGTTTTCGCCATGCGCGACGGGAGCAAAAGCGCCGAGGCGCCGGCCACGCTGGAGGAGCTGCAGGATCATCTCGACCGCCACGGGCCCGGTGATCTTCGCCTCGGCGATCCCGGATGGCTTTCCGTCTTTCGCATCAACGAGCGGCTGGCGGCACGCTATCGGGTCGGCCGCTGCTTCCTGGCCGGCGATGCCGCGCACATCCATTCCCCGGCCGGCGGCCAGGGCATGAACACCGGCATCCAGGACGCGGTCAATCTGGGTTGGAAGCTGGCCCATGCCGCCACCGGCCGCGGCGATGGCGGCCTGCTGCTGGACAGCTACGAGGCCGAACGCCGGCCGATTGCGCGCGCCGTGGTCGACGCCGCGGCGCAAAAGCTGCACGTCGCCTTCGGGGCAAGCCCCCTGCGCACCCTCGTCAAGGACATTGCCATCAGCCTTTTCGGCAACCTGCCGGCGGTGCAGCGCAAGCTGCAGGTCGAACTGTCGGAAACCGAGATCGTCTACCGCGAAGGTCCGCTGGTGCGGCTTGGCGCCCCACCCAGCCGCCCCCGGCGCACCGACGTCGGAGCCCGGGCGTGCGACGCCACATTCCTCGAACCCCTCACCGGCAAGAGTGACACCTTGTGGCCGTTCCTCTCGGCGCCGCGCCACAGCCTGCTGCTGTTCGAAGATGGCCAGCCGATCATGATCGGCGGCGTCGCCGAGGGAGCCGGCGACGGCTTGCAGGTGCTGCGCCTCGATGCGCAAAGCGATCCCGGACATCGGGTGCGCAAACGCTATCGCCTCGACGGGCCGGGCTGGGTGCTGATCCGCCCCGATCAGGTGGTGGCGGCGCGCGGCGAGGCCACCGACATGGATGGGCTCGCCGCCTATATCGAACGGGTTCTGCGGCCAACCGCGGCGGCGGCCGAGCGCCAAAAGTCGGGGATCGCCGCGTAG
- a CDS encoding YciE/YciF ferroxidase family protein, protein MAVKTMEDLFLHGIQDIYYAEKQITQALPKMAKAVGKGELAEAFEEHVKETRKQIDRLEKVFANCEQRAKGTECPAIDGMIKEAEEIMEDVEDEDVLSAALLAGAQAVEHYEMARYGTLCEWAQVLGYDDSAKLLKETLAEEKNTDKKLTKLAEKAINRRAAAS, encoded by the coding sequence ATGGCTGTGAAGACCATGGAGGACCTGTTCTTGCACGGGATACAGGACATCTATTACGCCGAAAAACAGATCACCCAGGCGCTGCCGAAAATGGCCAAGGCGGTCGGCAAGGGCGAGCTTGCCGAGGCGTTCGAGGAACACGTCAAGGAGACCCGGAAGCAGATCGACCGGCTCGAGAAGGTGTTCGCCAACTGCGAGCAGAGGGCGAAGGGCACCGAATGCCCCGCTATCGACGGCATGATCAAGGAAGCCGAGGAGATCATGGAGGACGTGGAGGACGAAGACGTCCTCTCGGCCGCCTTGCTCGCCGGCGCCCAGGCCGTCGAGCATTACGAGATGGCCCGCTACGGTACGCTGTGCGAATGGGCGCAGGTGCTGGGCTACGACGACAGCGCCAAGCTTTTGAAGGAAACGCTGGCCGAGGAAAAGAACACCGACAAAAAGCTGACCAAGCTTGCCGAGAAGGCGATCAACCGGCGCGCCGCCGCCTCCTGA
- a CDS encoding ABC transporter ATP-binding protein yields MTAAPVIAAEGLTVTFTAGRHVIEAVRQVAFDVGDGEVFGLVGESGSGKSTVLRALTGLHEEWRGRLDILGEAQGRRRSKAFHRQVQMVFQDPYSSLHPRHTVDRILTEPLAIHGLANPAERIDQALLDVGLDRSYRFRFPHQLSGGQRQRVAIARAIILEPRILLLDEPTSALDVSVQAEILNLLRRLKDERGLTMMLVSHNLAVVAHMGDRLAVMRRGEIVERLDVAQLRRGEADHAYTRQLLIAAKGYNRQLADTLLE; encoded by the coding sequence ATGACGGCGGCGCCGGTGATCGCGGCTGAAGGCCTGACCGTCACCTTCACGGCGGGCCGGCACGTCATCGAGGCCGTGCGCCAGGTCGCCTTCGACGTCGGCGACGGCGAGGTGTTCGGCTTGGTCGGCGAAAGCGGATCGGGCAAATCGACCGTGCTGCGGGCGCTCACCGGCCTGCATGAGGAATGGCGGGGCCGCCTCGACATCCTGGGCGAGGCGCAGGGTAGGCGCCGCTCCAAGGCGTTCCACCGCCAGGTCCAGATGGTCTTCCAGGACCCCTACAGTTCTCTCCATCCCCGCCACACGGTCGACCGCATCCTTACCGAGCCGCTGGCCATCCACGGCCTTGCGAACCCCGCGGAACGCATCGACCAAGCACTGCTCGACGTCGGACTCGACCGCTCCTACCGCTTCCGCTTTCCCCACCAGCTTTCCGGCGGCCAGCGCCAGCGGGTGGCCATCGCGCGGGCCATCATCCTGGAACCCCGCATCCTGCTGCTCGACGAGCCGACCAGCGCGCTCGACGTGTCGGTGCAGGCGGAAATCCTGAACCTCCTGCGCCGCCTCAAGGACGAGCGCGGCCTGACCATGATGCTGGTCAGCCACAACCTGGCGGTCGTCGCCCACATGGGCGACCGGCTGGCCGTCATGCGCCGGGGCGAGATCGTCGAGCGCCTCGACGTCGCGCAACTCCGCCGGGGCGAAGCCGACCACGCCTATACCCGGCAGTTGCTGATCGCCGCCAAAGGCTACAATCGGCAACTCGCCGACACTTTGCTGGAGTGA
- a CDS encoding ABC transporter ATP-binding protein: MTEPLLSIADLKVDFHTETGVVRAVRGVSLDIGRGERVGIVGESGSGKSMTGRAILRLIRPPGVVTATRLAFDGIDLMALPEPPMRRLRGRRIAMILQDPKYSLNPVMTVGRQLIEAFRTADPTLSAKAARRKALDALAAVRIRDGERVYDAHPGALSGGMGQRVMIAMMVALGPDLLIADEPTSALDVTVQMQVLAILDDLVRAHGMGLMFISHDLDLVASFCDRIAVMYAGRVVEECRADALHTARHPYTRGLLAAIPEIDRPRADLPVLERDPAWAEEG, from the coding sequence ATGACCGAGCCTTTGCTTTCCATCGCCGACCTCAAGGTCGATTTCCATACCGAGACCGGCGTCGTCAGGGCGGTGCGCGGCGTGTCGCTCGACATCGGGCGCGGCGAGCGCGTCGGCATCGTCGGCGAATCGGGCTCCGGCAAGTCGATGACCGGACGCGCCATCCTGCGCCTCATCCGCCCGCCCGGCGTCGTTACGGCGACGCGGCTGGCCTTCGACGGCATCGACCTCATGGCCCTGCCCGAGCCGCCGATGCGCCGCCTGCGCGGCCGGCGCATCGCCATGATCCTGCAGGACCCCAAATATTCGCTGAACCCGGTGATGACGGTCGGCCGCCAACTGATCGAGGCGTTCCGTACGGCCGACCCGACGCTGTCGGCCAAGGCGGCCCGCCGCAAGGCGCTCGATGCGCTCGCCGCGGTCAGGATCCGGGACGGCGAGCGGGTCTACGACGCCCATCCGGGAGCGCTGTCGGGCGGCATGGGACAGCGGGTGATGATCGCCATGATGGTGGCGCTCGGCCCCGACCTTCTGATCGCCGACGAGCCGACCAGCGCGCTCGACGTGACGGTCCAGATGCAGGTTCTGGCCATCCTCGACGATCTGGTGCGGGCGCACGGCATGGGCCTGATGTTCATCTCGCACGACCTCGACTTGGTGGCCAGTTTCTGCGATCGCATCGCCGTCATGTACGCGGGGCGCGTCGTCGAGGAATGTCGGGCCGACGCCTTGCATACGGCCCGCCACCCCTATACGCGCGGCCTGCTGGCGGCCATTCCCGAGATCGACCGCCCGCGCGCCGACCTGCCGGTGCTGGAGCGCGACCCGGCGTGGGCGGAGGAAGGATGA
- a CDS encoding ABC transporter permease, with protein sequence MTLSAPPFPTWRAWLLDDAPASPRQAWCGRMYRGWLHFRRNPLAVSGLAMVLLLIVVAAVGPALAPHGPYEQTLDARLLPPGSPGYLLGTDELGRDILSRVLYGARITLTIVVLVAIIVAPLGLLVGTVAGYSGGIVDTVLMRLTDIFLAFPRLILALALVAALGPGIENAVIAIAITSWPPYARIARAETLTIRRSDFIAAARLQGASPWRIVFGQVVPLCTSSVIVRVTLDMSGIILVAAGLGFLGLGAQPPSPEWGAMVSSGRKFLLDQWWVATVPGFAIFVVSLGFNLLGDGLRDVLDPRHGG encoded by the coding sequence ATGACCCTTTCCGCCCCTCCCTTCCCGACTTGGCGCGCCTGGCTTCTCGACGACGCCCCCGCGTCGCCCCGCCAGGCCTGGTGCGGGAGGATGTACCGCGGCTGGCTGCACTTCCGCCGCAACCCGCTGGCCGTCAGCGGATTGGCCATGGTCCTGCTGCTGATCGTCGTGGCGGCGGTGGGACCGGCGCTCGCCCCCCACGGCCCTTACGAGCAAACCCTGGACGCCCGCCTGCTGCCGCCCGGCTCGCCGGGCTACCTGCTCGGCACCGACGAGCTGGGGCGCGACATCCTGTCCCGGGTGCTCTACGGCGCCCGCATCACGCTGACCATCGTCGTGCTGGTCGCCATCATCGTCGCGCCGCTGGGCCTTCTGGTCGGCACCGTGGCCGGCTATTCGGGCGGCATCGTCGATACCGTGCTGATGCGCCTGACCGACATCTTCCTCGCCTTTCCCCGCCTGATCCTGGCGCTCGCCCTGGTCGCCGCGCTGGGACCGGGAATCGAGAACGCGGTCATCGCCATCGCCATCACATCGTGGCCGCCCTATGCCCGCATCGCCCGGGCCGAAACGCTGACCATCCGCCGCTCCGACTTCATCGCCGCGGCGCGATTGCAAGGCGCCTCGCCGTGGCGGATCGTCTTCGGGCAGGTGGTCCCGCTGTGCACCTCCTCGGTCATCGTGCGCGTGACGCTCGACATGTCGGGGATCATCCTGGTGGCGGCCGGGCTGGGTTTCCTCGGCCTCGGCGCCCAGCCGCCCAGCCCCGAATGGGGGGCGATGGTGTCCTCGGGACGCAAGTTCCTGCTCGATCAATGGTGGGTGGCGACCGTCCCCGGCTTCGCCATTTTCGTCGTCTCGCTCGGCTTCAACCTGTTGGGCGACGGCCTGCGCGACGTCCTCGACCCCCGGCACGGCGGATAG
- a CDS encoding ABC transporter permease, producing MALDTVNGAASTPPRPSGGGRRARHAAARHGGSILRVIATLAFTFLGLLAVTFFIGRVVPIDPVLAAVGDRVNAATYERVRIELGLNLPLWEQFFRYIWAALQGEFGESVLTSNPVLDDIRRVFPATLELATVATVIGVVLGVPAGVVAATRRGTWIDHAIRLLGLAGYSVPVFWLGLMGLLVFYARLDWLPGPGRIDLFFEGLVTPVTGIILIDSALAGEWDVFWNAALHLVLPASILGYFSLAYISRMTRSFMLEQLQQEYVITARIKGLTERAVVWRHALGNARVPLVTVIALSYGTLLEGSVLTEIVFSWPGLGFYITNSLLNADMNAVLGGTIVVGAVFIGLNLLSDILYRLLDPRAR from the coding sequence ATGGCGCTCGACACCGTGAACGGGGCGGCGTCAACGCCGCCCCGCCCTTCGGGAGGCGGCCGCCGGGCGCGGCACGCCGCGGCGCGCCACGGCGGCTCCATCCTGCGGGTGATCGCCACCCTGGCCTTCACCTTCCTGGGCCTGCTGGCCGTCACCTTTTTCATCGGCCGCGTGGTGCCGATCGACCCCGTGCTGGCCGCGGTCGGCGATCGGGTGAACGCCGCCACCTACGAGCGGGTGCGCATCGAACTCGGCCTCAACCTGCCGCTGTGGGAACAGTTTTTCCGTTACATCTGGGCGGCGCTGCAAGGGGAATTCGGGGAATCGGTGCTGACCTCCAATCCTGTGCTCGACGACATCCGCCGGGTTTTTCCCGCCACCCTGGAACTGGCGACCGTGGCCACCGTCATCGGCGTCGTTCTGGGCGTGCCGGCCGGCGTCGTCGCCGCCACCCGACGCGGCACCTGGATCGATCACGCCATTCGCCTGCTGGGACTGGCGGGCTACTCGGTTCCGGTGTTTTGGCTGGGACTGATGGGACTTCTGGTCTTCTATGCCCGTCTCGACTGGCTGCCGGGGCCGGGCCGCATCGATCTTTTCTTCGAGGGACTGGTTACGCCGGTAACGGGCATCATCCTGATCGACAGCGCGCTGGCCGGCGAATGGGATGTCTTCTGGAACGCCGCCCTCCACCTGGTCCTGCCGGCCTCGATCCTCGGTTACTTCTCGCTCGCCTACATCAGCCGCATGACGCGCAGCTTCATGCTGGAGCAGTTGCAGCAGGAATACGTCATCACGGCGCGCATCAAGGGCCTCACGGAACGGGCCGTGGTATGGCGCCACGCGCTGGGCAACGCCAGGGTCCCCCTGGTGACGGTGATCGCGCTCTCCTACGGCACCCTGCTCGAAGGCTCGGTGCTGACCGAGATCGTGTTCTCGTGGCCGGGGCTAGGCTTCTACATCACCAATTCGCTGCTCAACGCCGACATGAACGCGGTGCTGGGCGGCACCATCGTCGTCGGTGCCGTGTTCATCGGCCTCAACCTGCTGTCCGACATCCTTTATCGCCTGCTCGACCCGAGGGCCCGATGA